A portion of the Malania oleifera isolate guangnan ecotype guangnan chromosome 3, ASM2987363v1, whole genome shotgun sequence genome contains these proteins:
- the LOC131152207 gene encoding F-box protein AFR — translation MAILRSSDEKDGNSEPLIPGLPDEIAELCLLHVPYPYQALIRSVSSSWNKTITDPCFLLSRKSQPFLFVFAFDKSTARIQWQALDPRSRRWFVLPRIPCLETVSPESFACASIPRQGKLFVMGGMRANTESSVRTTVIYHTSTNQWSQASPMLTARSFFAAANVGDKIFAVGGSGPGVSGPSDSISAVERYDPKTGAWASVAKMRAGLARYDAAVVGRKICVTEGWTWPFVFSPRGGVYDAETDTWQEMSAGMREGWTGLSAVVDDRLFVISEHGDCPMKVYHSDSDTWEYVGGQRFPCDAVQRPFAVGAMEGRIYVVSHGMNVAIGRIYEVEKGKPWVEWEVVEAPRAFHGLSPSTCQVVYA, via the coding sequence ATGGCGATTCTGAGGTCTTCCGATGAGAAGGACGGGAATTCCGAGCCGTTGATTCCAGGATTGCCGGACGAGATCGCCGAACTGTGTCTTCTTCACGTTCCGTACCCCTACCAGGCTCTGATTCGCTCCGTCTCTTCTTCCTGGAACAAGACCATCACTGACCCCTGTTTTCTCCTTTCCCGTAAATCCCAACCTTTCCTGTTCGTCTTCGCTTTCGACAAATCAACGGCCAGGATTCAGTGGCAGGCGCTCGACCCGCGATCCCGCCGTTGGTTCGTCCTACCTCGGATTCCCTGTTTGGAGACCGTCTCGCCGGAGAGTTTCGCCTGCGCGTCGATTCCTCGGCAGGGGAAGCTCTTCGTGATGGGGGGCATGCGCGCCAACACCGAATCCTCCGTGCGGACCACCGTCATATACCACACATCGACGAATCAATGGTCGCAGGCGTCTCCGATGCTCACCGCCAGATCGTTCTTCGCGGCGGCGAACGTCGGCGACAAGATCTTCGCCGTCGGCGGGAGCGGCCCCGGCGTCTCTGGTCCCTCCGACTCCATCTCCGCCGTGGAACGCTACGACCCGAAAACCGGCGCGTGGGCGTCGGTGGCGAAGATGCGCGCCGGGCTCGCGCGGTACGACGCGGCCGTGGTGGGGAGAAAAATTTGCGTGACGGAGGGGTGGACGTGGCCGTTCGTGTTTTCCCCTCGCGGTGGGGTCTACGACGCGGAGACGGACACGTGGCAGGAGATGAGCGCGGGGATGCGGGAGGGGTGGACGGGGTTGAGTGCGGTGGTGGATGACAGGCTGTTCGTGATATCGGAGCACGGGGACTGTCCGATGAAGGTGTACCATAGTGATTCCGACACGTGGGAGTACGTAGGGGGGCAGAGGTTCCCGTGCGACGCGGTGCAGAGGCCTTTCGCTGTGGGCGCGATGGAGGGGAGAATTTATGTTGTGTCACATGGGATGAATGTGGCAATAGGGAGGATATACGAGGTGGAGAAGGGGAAGCCATGGGTGGAGTGGGAGGTTGTGGAAGCCCCTAGGGCTTTTCATGGACTCTCTCCTTCTACTTGCCAAGTAGTTTATGCCTAA